One stretch of Rutidosis leptorrhynchoides isolate AG116_Rl617_1_P2 unplaced genomic scaffold, CSIRO_AGI_Rlap_v1 contig149, whole genome shotgun sequence DNA includes these proteins:
- the LOC139881389 gene encoding histone-lysine N-methyltransferase ATXR2-like, producing the protein MESVCSIDESCAAQISSLLQSPPPLQVQEYFEKLIPTRKCHGITVKQNGDFGKGVFAKSEFKEGELILKDQMLVGIQHASNRMECFVCSYCFKFVGSIELQMGRRLYFQNIIGPASSNNGRGASTSSHGHCSDTDSSEEEDFSVPEKETIPLPDGVVESLMDGGLVFPYSDKFPLPTVISCPGGCDEAQYCSKSCADADWEFFHSLLCTCEKSESLSREALSNFIQHAVETNDIFLLAAKAISSTVLRYRKLKTTYFEKLEKHKSSDVLDRSNLLLEAWKPISIGHKQRWWDCVGLPDDVDDEMKFRMEIKELAFTSLQLLKAAIFDKECEALFSLEIYGHIIGMFELNNLDLVVASPVQDYFSYIDDLAHPQKEKAEKITRPLLDALGDDYSVCCEGSAFYSLQSCMNHSCCPNAEAFKREEDRDGRATILCLRPICKGEEITISYIDEDLPFDERQALLADYGFKCKCPKCVEEEDPQ; encoded by the exons ATGGAGAGTGTCTGTTCCATTGACGAGAGCTGCGCCGCCCAAATTTCTTCTCTTCTTCAATCTCCTCCTCCTCTCCAAGTCCAG GAATATTTTGAGAAGCTCATACCAACTAGGAAATGCCATGGCATCACAGTCAAACAAAATGGAGACTTTGGAAAAG GTGTGTTTGCAAAATCGGAATTCAAAGAAGGAGAACTCATATTGAAGGATCAAATGCTTGTTGGTATTCAGCATGCTTCAAATAGG ATGGAGTGTTTCGTTTGTAGCTATTGCTTTAAGTTTGTTGGCTCAATTGAACTTCAAATGGGAAGGAGACTCTATTTTCAAAATATAATAGGTCCTGCCTCCTCAAATAATGGACGTGGTGCCTCAACTTCTTCCCACGGTCATTGTTCTGACACTGACTCATCTGAAGAAGAAGATTTCAGTGTCCCGGAAAAGGAAACAATTCCTCTTCCTGATGGGGTTGTTGAGTCATTGATGGATGGTGGATTGGTGTTTCCCTACTCAGATAAGTTTCCATTGCCTACGGTCATTTCATGCCCAGGGGGCTGCGATGAAGCTCAGTATTGTAG CAAGTCTTGTGCTGATGCTGATTGGGAGTTCTTTCATTCTTTACTTTGCACCTGTGAGAAATCAGAATCACTATCTAGGGAGGCGCTATCAAATTTTATACAACATGCGGTTG AAACAAATGACATTTTCCTCCTGGCGGCCAAG GCAATTTCATCTACTGTTTTAAGGTATAGGAAGCTGAAAACAACTTATTTCGAAAAACTAGAGAAGCACAAGAGTTCTGATGTGTTGGACCGCTCTAATTTACTTTTAGAGGCATGGAAGCCAATATCAATTGGGCACAAGCAAAG GTGGTGGGACTGCGTTGGATTGccagatgatgttgatgatgaaatGAAATTTAGAATGGAAATAAAGGAGCTTGCCTTTACG TCTCTTCAGCTCCTGAAGGCAGCTATCTTTGACAAGGAATGCGAGGCAC TATTCTCTCTCGAAATTTACGGGCACATTATTGGCATGTTTGAACTCAATAATCT TGATTTGGTTGTGGCATCTCCTGTACAAGATTATTTTTCGTACATCGACGATCTTGCTCATCCTCAAAAG GAGAAAGCCGAGAAAATAACAAGACCACTTTTGGATGCACTTGGTGATGACTATTCAGTTTGTTGTGAAG GGAGTGCTTTCTACTCATTGCAAAGTTGTATGAACCATTCTTGTTGTCCCAATGCCGAAGCATTCAAAAGAGAGGAG GACCGAGATGGAAGAGCAACAATTCTTTGTCTTAGACCAATTTGCAAGGGAGAAGAG ATTACCATATCATATATCGACGAAGACTTGCCGTTTGACGAGAGGCAAGCTTTACTTGCCGATTATGGATTCAAATGCAAGTGTCCCAAGTGTGTCGAAGAAGAAGACCCACAATAA
- the LOC139881390 gene encoding zinc finger CCCH domain-containing protein 13-like codes for MGDSKFYKTRLCQSFQRGRCYRHNCNFAHGNAELRRFSENSHGRRENRVGDLREKLLRKYSPRQRHSPKRDHGNDHGPDCSDSFREASPTRERKRRKKELVDGGSDFSGSLRTSDGAQNREKHTSVDSEVALEEQVNGLQSDIKMLNHRKVQLGICLEEKVQEADSLVSMIKELEAQLEKEKKDCERITSKIKKFVKAHDHYSKLQDELKRSQLRLHKLGEQLTSVTSRSNGGEEDSRINILGDVDANRYPSESLLNERENHPSPIKEILHVNGNFASSPDGEGSRRYPHESIEEHSQWSSRSRLVTNENLDKVARSNGEKPRNEKSCKSAKDKQSKRSILELALPATGMAAHAGDERPEIEEDKAVVVEDVSRETRKRNTDDEVDGLHISLPPPLPLPCKSYSQHERDDEIANAEVMEMEETLKGTQVV; via the exons ATGGGTGATAGCAAGTTCTACAAGACGAGACTCTGTCAGTCGTTTCAGAGAGGACGCTGCTATCGCCATAACTGCAACTTTGCTCATGGTAATGCTGAGCTTCGCAGATTCTCAGAAAACTCTCATG GTAGGCGGGAAAATCGAGTTGGTGACTTAAGGGAGAAGCTGCTTAGAAAGTATTCTCCTCGGCAAAGGCATTCCCCGAAAAGAGATCATGGCAACGATCATG GACCTGATTGTTCCGATTCTTTTAGAGAGGCAAGCCCGACAAG GGAAAGGAAACGTAGAAAGAAAGAGCTTGTGGATGGTGGAAGTGATTTCTCTGGAAGTCTAAGAACCTCAGATGGTGCCCAAAATCGAGAGAAGCACACGTCAGTGGATTCAGAAGTTGCTCTTGAAGAACAG GTAAACGGATTGCAGTCTGATATTAAGATGCTCAATCACAGAAAAGTTCAATTAGGG ATCTGTCTGGAAGAAAAGGTTCAAGAAGCTGACAGTCTTGTGTCCATGATTAAAGAACTTGAGGCTCAATTAGAGAAAGAAAAAAAGGACTGTGAAAG GATCACCTCTAAAATAAAAAAGTTTGTCAAAGCACATGATCACTACTCAAAACTACAAGATGAACTGAAGAG GTCACAACTTCGGCTTCATAAGTTGGGAGAGCAGCTGACCTCAGTAACCTCTAGGTCTAATGGTGGTGAAGAGGATTCGAGGATCAATATTTTAGGTGATGTGGACGCAAATCGTTATCCTAGTGAAAGCCTTCTGAATGAGAGAGAAAATCATCCTTCTCCAATAAAGGAGATCCTACATGTAAATGGGAACTTCGCTTCTTCACCAGATG GTGAAGGAAGTAGGCGGTACCCACATGAATCCATTGAGGAGCATTCTCAATGGAGTTCACGTTCTCGGTTAGTGACAAATGAAAATTTGGACAAGGTGGCTCGATCAAATGGGGAGAAGCCGAGGAATGAAAAGAGTTGCAAATCCGCTAAAGATAAG CAATCAAAGAGATCCATTTTGGAGCTTGCATTGCCAGCAACAGGAATGGCTGCTCATGCTGGTGATGAACGACCCGAAATTGAAGAAGATAAAGCTGTTGTGGTTGAAGATGTTTCTAGAGAAACCCGAAAACGAAATACAGACGACGAGGTTGATGGATTGCATATTTCACTTCCTCCACCACTGCCACTTCCTTGTAAAAGTTACTCTCAG CACGAGCGTGATGATGAGATTGCCAATGCAGAAGTGATGGAAATGGAAGAGACTCTGAAAGGCACACAAGTTGTTTGA